A single Curtobacterium sp. MCJR17_020 DNA region contains:
- a CDS encoding polyprenol monophosphomannose synthase, protein MNPAETTALVVVPTYDEAENIRAIADAILTASPGSHLLVVDDGSPDGTGDIVRSIAADDDRVHLLQRSGKLGLGTAYVAGFRWGLERGYPLLVEMDADGSHPADRLPALIDAVTSSDDVLLAIGSRWVPGGSVVDWPLRRQALSRGANTYARLVLGIHVRDITAGYRVYRSDAIARMDLGSIDSKGYCFQVDMTLRVDALGGRIVEVPIRFRDRVHGVSKMSRSIVVEAMLRVTQWGLQRRLGRPTRP, encoded by the coding sequence GTGAATCCAGCCGAGACGACGGCCCTCGTCGTCGTCCCGACGTACGACGAGGCCGAGAACATCCGAGCCATCGCCGACGCGATCCTGACGGCGTCGCCCGGTTCCCACCTGCTCGTCGTCGACGACGGCAGCCCGGACGGCACCGGCGACATCGTGCGGTCCATCGCGGCCGACGACGACCGGGTGCACCTGCTGCAGCGGTCGGGCAAGCTCGGGCTCGGCACGGCCTACGTCGCCGGGTTCCGGTGGGGCCTGGAGCGCGGGTACCCGCTGCTGGTCGAGATGGACGCCGACGGCTCGCACCCGGCCGACCGGCTGCCGGCGCTCATCGACGCGGTCACCTCGTCGGACGACGTGCTGCTCGCCATCGGGTCGCGCTGGGTGCCCGGTGGGTCGGTCGTCGACTGGCCGCTCCGTCGTCAGGCGCTGAGCCGGGGCGCGAACACGTACGCGCGGTTGGTGCTCGGGATCCACGTGCGGGACATCACCGCCGGGTACCGCGTCTACCGTTCCGACGCCATCGCGCGGATGGACCTCGGCTCGATCGACTCGAAGGGGTACTGCTTCCAGGTCGACATGACGCTGCGCGTGGACGCCCTGGGCGGCCGCATCGTCGAGGTGCCGATCCGGTTCCGCGACCGCGTGCACGGGGTCTCGAAGATGAGCCGCTCCATCGTCGTCGAGGCGATGCTCCGCGTCACGCAGTGGGGCCTGCAGCGCCGCCTGGGTCGTCCGACGCGCCCGTAG
- a CDS encoding exopolysaccharide production protein has protein sequence MTDGRVSRHVLGRRYLSAWIGFSAGGRFSQALATVIVLFGFGQPTVQALVGRSGTWAVLVTLFVLAGLSLLGQRYRIEWHGVLPLSLLAFVGYCALSVLWSEYSWVALRGLVQTVCFIGLGLYLALGRDLVQVIRASGDAFRILLVVALGLEVLSGLVLDVPLPAFGIRGDIAYGGPIQGIGGTRNFMGFIAAMALVTFVVEFLTRSVTMWRAIGSTALAVIALMLVQSPITGLAMIALAVTALALWSLRHARPATRPVVNGVLGGAVLLTLVVAVFARHRLLAEIGAAGGTATRIDLWSQIRVLTERYPIQGWGWVGTWPTEPVVPYVTLIDPSGARFTSGLNAFVDAWLQLGVAGTIILGIAALLAFARAWVTATTFPGVAYVWPAAVLVLLAVTSTAESYLLHGAGLMFFVTVLVIAARRRSWRRHLPRA, from the coding sequence GTGACGGACGGCCGGGTGAGCAGACACGTGCTCGGGCGCCGGTACCTCTCCGCCTGGATCGGCTTCTCGGCCGGTGGACGGTTCAGCCAGGCGCTCGCGACGGTCATCGTGCTGTTCGGGTTCGGGCAGCCGACCGTCCAGGCCCTCGTCGGCCGGTCGGGCACGTGGGCCGTCCTCGTGACGCTGTTCGTGCTCGCCGGGCTGAGCCTGCTCGGGCAGCGGTACCGGATCGAGTGGCACGGCGTGCTGCCCCTGTCGCTGCTGGCGTTCGTCGGGTACTGCGCGTTGAGCGTGCTCTGGAGCGAGTACTCGTGGGTCGCCCTGCGCGGCCTGGTGCAGACGGTGTGCTTCATCGGGCTCGGGCTCTACCTGGCGCTCGGGCGGGACCTGGTGCAGGTGATCCGGGCGTCGGGTGACGCGTTCCGGATCCTGCTCGTCGTCGCCCTCGGCCTCGAGGTCCTGTCCGGACTGGTGCTCGACGTCCCGCTGCCGGCCTTCGGGATCCGCGGCGACATCGCCTACGGCGGCCCGATCCAGGGCATCGGCGGCACCCGCAACTTCATGGGGTTCATCGCCGCGATGGCCCTGGTCACCTTCGTCGTCGAGTTCCTCACCCGCTCGGTCACCATGTGGCGGGCCATCGGCTCCACCGCCCTCGCCGTCATCGCGCTGATGCTCGTGCAGTCCCCCATCACCGGCCTCGCGATGATCGCCCTCGCCGTCACCGCGCTGGCCCTCTGGTCGCTCCGGCACGCACGGCCCGCCACCAGACCGGTGGTCAACGGCGTCCTCGGCGGCGCGGTCCTGCTCACCCTCGTCGTGGCCGTGTTCGCGCGGCACCGGCTGCTCGCGGAGATCGGCGCGGCTGGGGGCACGGCGACGCGCATCGACCTGTGGTCGCAGATCCGCGTCCTGACCGAGCGCTACCCGATCCAGGGCTGGGGGTGGGTCGGGACCTGGCCGACCGAGCCCGTCGTGCCGTACGTCACGCTCATCGACCCGTCCGGCGCGCGGTTCACGTCCGGCCTCAACGCGTTCGTCGACGCGTGGCTGCAGCTCGGGGTGGCCGGCACGATCATCCTCGGGATCGCCGCACTGCTGGCCTTCGCTCGGGCATGGGTCACGGCCACGACGTTCCCCGGCGTGGCCTACGTGTGGCCGGCCGCGGTGCTGGTGCTGCTCGCGGTGACGAGCACGGCGGAGAGCTACCTGCTGCACGGTGCGGGCCTGATGTTCTTCGTGACGGTGCTCGTGATCGCGGCGCGGCGGCGCTCGTGGCGCCGGCACCTGCCGCGGGCGTAG
- a CDS encoding glycosyltransferase, with amino-acid sequence MTAAVIPNTPLSSPLAPEYAAIAAGAHAEGPRGTVRFAVSTADPTEGKGDLFVALGLARALRAEGWGVAMWPLERWGEAVPADTAVVVSMIESFVPGYVPAGTALVAWVRNWTAKWAALPYLGEFDAVWTSSGIARDAVAAQYDGPVEVVPIGVDLDLFTDERPQEAGTTAPATASERTDRAVTTVNFWGVRRRVQDVLAEVAPAEPIVWFAANVDHVEATAGVELRPAVSYFALPEVYRAAGFVVDDVIAPAAEYGTLNSRLYEALASGALPVTDCALGLDELGLSDVPVFDDAASLERVLAMPRAERTALTARLRAVVVERHSFRARAEQVGPVLDAAVAIASGRSGERNAFLRWATAQREVLRQAEHDRDVHLSGVQDINRRLVASEQQVGAYDTARRQAEAERDQIAARFAGLTRSPEYRLLHGVGLMARRVRR; translated from the coding sequence GTGACTGCCGCAGTGATCCCGAACACTCCCCTGTCCTCGCCCCTCGCACCGGAGTACGCGGCCATCGCGGCCGGTGCGCACGCCGAGGGGCCGCGCGGCACCGTCCGGTTCGCCGTCTCGACCGCCGACCCGACCGAGGGCAAGGGCGACCTGTTCGTCGCACTCGGGCTCGCACGGGCGCTCCGTGCCGAGGGTTGGGGCGTCGCGATGTGGCCGCTCGAGCGCTGGGGCGAAGCGGTCCCCGCCGACACCGCCGTCGTGGTCAGCATGATCGAGTCGTTCGTCCCCGGGTACGTCCCCGCCGGCACCGCCCTGGTCGCGTGGGTGCGGAACTGGACCGCGAAGTGGGCGGCTCTGCCCTACCTCGGTGAGTTCGACGCGGTGTGGACGTCGTCCGGCATCGCCCGCGATGCCGTCGCCGCGCAGTACGACGGTCCGGTCGAGGTCGTCCCGATCGGTGTCGACCTGGACCTGTTCACCGACGAGCGCCCGCAGGAGGCCGGCACGACCGCGCCCGCCACGGCGTCCGAACGCACGGACCGTGCCGTCACGACCGTCAACTTCTGGGGCGTGCGCCGCCGTGTGCAGGACGTGCTCGCCGAGGTCGCCCCGGCTGAGCCGATCGTGTGGTTCGCCGCGAACGTCGACCACGTCGAGGCCACGGCCGGCGTCGAGCTCCGCCCCGCGGTGTCCTACTTCGCGCTGCCCGAGGTGTACCGCGCCGCCGGCTTCGTCGTCGACGACGTGATCGCCCCGGCCGCCGAGTACGGCACCCTGAACTCGCGCCTGTACGAGGCACTCGCGTCCGGGGCGCTGCCGGTGACGGACTGCGCGCTCGGCCTCGACGAGCTCGGCCTGTCCGACGTGCCGGTCTTCGACGACGCCGCGTCGCTCGAGCGGGTGCTCGCGATGCCCCGCGCCGAGCGCACGGCCCTGACGGCCCGACTCCGTGCCGTGGTCGTCGAGCGGCACTCGTTCCGTGCGCGCGCCGAGCAGGTCGGTCCGGTCCTGGACGCTGCCGTGGCGATCGCCTCGGGTCGGTCCGGCGAGCGGAACGCGTTCCTGCGCTGGGCGACCGCACAGCGCGAGGTCCTGCGCCAGGCCGAGCACGACCGCGACGTCCACCTGTCCGGGGTGCAGGACATCAACCGGCGGCTCGTCGCGTCGGAGCAGCAGGTCGGCGCGTACGACACCGCCCGCCGCCAGGCCGAGGCGGAGCGCGACCAGATCGCGGCGCGGTTCGCGGGCCTCACCCGCTCCCCCGAGTACCGGCTGCTGCACGGCGTGGGACTGATGGCCCGGCGCGTGCGCCGCTGA
- a CDS encoding glycosyltransferase has translation MTERKPGVVSVILVNYKGTDDTLTSIAELRKQDWPQDKLEVIVVENGSGPEHLGRLQASDLDFTLVDAGANLGFTGGCNLGVEKSSGEVVAFLNNDARPDTGWVREAMATFASGADIGAVASKVLDWEGVNIDFTEAAMTWYGMGYKPFAGSPDTGRWESETDVLFGTGAAMFIRAELFEQLDGFDDRYFMFYEDVDLGWRLNLLGWRFRYQPKSVAFHKHHASMNKFGDFRETYLLERNALFTLYKNLGDEQLAAALPGSLALAVRRAVGRGELDSTELDLRNPGDDSVPTIPVPKTSMAGIYGVDQFVEQLPSMTESRRAIQATRVRSDRELLRLFGNRDEPAYPIENYLAGYDKIVHSLGVLEVGTRRRILIITGDSIGAKMAGPAIRATQMAKQLASEHDVRVVSLTRSSQIDPSYEVVTVPHRHPRQMVEHEGWADVIIVQGHALRLFPVLESTSKILVVDVYDPLHLEQLEQGRSDDVDQWNRQILDASDTLNHQLELGDYFICASERQRMFWLGQLAGSGRVNARTYSRDADLRSLIGVVPFGLSSTPPVHDQPRVKGVVPGIGKNDKLVVWGGGIYDWFDPITLVRSIAQLAARRPSVKLFFMGVQHPNPDVPEMDIVAKVRAEADALGLTGRHVFFNDSWIPYEERGAYLLEADAGVSTHYEHLETTFSFRTRILDYLWARLPIVTTAGDSFGDLVAEQQLGVAVHEQDVDGLATALETALFDKKARAQFIANVDRVREQFTWENVLAPLVEFCRNPIRAADKSVRDTSTKLAPHTMRVRVPDRKKLSGVRYDVGRAVHYFRTEGPRSVAGKIKRRLGNR, from the coding sequence GTGACAGAGCGCAAGCCGGGAGTCGTGTCCGTCATCCTCGTGAACTACAAGGGCACGGACGACACCCTGACGAGCATCGCGGAACTCCGCAAGCAGGACTGGCCGCAGGACAAGCTCGAGGTGATCGTCGTCGAGAACGGCTCCGGTCCGGAGCACCTCGGCCGGCTGCAGGCCTCCGACCTCGACTTCACCCTGGTCGACGCGGGCGCCAACCTCGGTTTCACCGGCGGGTGCAACCTCGGCGTCGAGAAGTCCTCCGGCGAGGTCGTCGCGTTCCTCAACAACGACGCCCGTCCCGACACCGGGTGGGTGCGCGAGGCGATGGCCACGTTCGCGTCCGGCGCCGACATCGGGGCCGTGGCGTCGAAGGTCCTCGACTGGGAGGGCGTCAACATCGACTTCACCGAGGCTGCGATGACCTGGTACGGCATGGGCTACAAGCCCTTCGCCGGGTCGCCGGACACCGGCCGCTGGGAGAGCGAGACCGACGTCCTGTTCGGCACCGGCGCCGCGATGTTCATCCGCGCCGAGCTCTTCGAGCAGCTCGACGGCTTCGACGACCGCTACTTCATGTTCTACGAGGACGTCGACCTCGGCTGGCGACTCAACCTGCTCGGCTGGCGCTTCCGGTACCAGCCGAAGTCGGTCGCGTTCCACAAGCACCACGCGTCGATGAACAAGTTCGGCGACTTCCGCGAGACCTACCTGCTCGAGCGGAACGCCCTCTTCACGCTGTACAAGAACCTCGGCGACGAGCAGCTCGCCGCCGCACTGCCCGGCTCGCTGGCGCTCGCCGTCCGCCGTGCCGTGGGCCGCGGGGAGCTCGACTCCACGGAGCTCGACCTGCGGAACCCCGGCGACGACAGCGTCCCCACCATCCCGGTGCCGAAGACGAGCATGGCCGGCATCTACGGCGTCGACCAGTTCGTCGAGCAGCTGCCGTCGATGACCGAGTCGCGCCGCGCGATCCAGGCCACGCGCGTCCGCAGCGACCGCGAGCTCCTGCGCCTGTTCGGCAACCGCGACGAGCCCGCGTACCCGATCGAGAACTACCTGGCCGGCTACGACAAGATCGTGCACTCCCTCGGCGTGCTCGAGGTCGGCACCCGCCGCCGCATCCTCATCATCACGGGCGACTCGATCGGCGCGAAGATGGCCGGTCCCGCGATCCGCGCCACCCAGATGGCCAAGCAGCTCGCGTCCGAGCACGACGTTCGCGTGGTCAGCCTGACCCGCTCGTCGCAGATCGACCCGTCGTACGAGGTCGTCACCGTGCCGCACCGCCACCCGCGCCAGATGGTCGAGCACGAGGGCTGGGCCGACGTCATCATCGTGCAGGGCCACGCGCTCCGGCTGTTCCCGGTGCTCGAGTCGACGAGCAAGATCCTGGTCGTCGACGTGTACGACCCGCTGCACCTCGAGCAGCTCGAGCAGGGCCGCAGCGACGACGTCGACCAGTGGAACCGGCAGATCCTCGACGCCTCGGACACGCTCAACCACCAGCTCGAGCTCGGCGACTACTTCATCTGCGCCTCGGAGCGCCAGCGCATGTTCTGGCTCGGCCAGCTCGCCGGTTCCGGCCGGGTCAACGCCCGCACGTACTCGCGGGACGCCGACCTCCGCTCGCTCATCGGCGTCGTGCCGTTCGGGCTGTCCTCGACCCCGCCGGTGCACGACCAGCCGCGCGTCAAGGGCGTCGTGCCGGGCATCGGCAAGAACGACAAGCTCGTCGTCTGGGGCGGTGGCATCTACGACTGGTTCGACCCGATCACCCTGGTCCGCTCGATCGCCCAGCTCGCCGCCCGCCGGCCGTCGGTGAAGCTCTTCTTCATGGGCGTGCAGCACCCGAACCCCGACGTGCCCGAGATGGACATCGTCGCGAAGGTCCGTGCCGAGGCCGACGCCCTCGGTCTGACCGGCAGGCACGTGTTCTTCAACGACTCGTGGATCCCGTACGAGGAACGCGGTGCCTACCTGCTCGAGGCCGACGCCGGCGTCTCGACGCACTACGAGCACCTCGAGACCACGTTCTCGTTCCGCACCCGCATCCTCGACTACCTGTGGGCGCGCCTGCCGATCGTCACGACGGCCGGCGACTCCTTCGGTGACCTGGTCGCCGAGCAGCAGCTCGGCGTCGCGGTGCACGAGCAGGACGTCGACGGCCTGGCCACCGCGCTCGAGACGGCGCTCTTCGACAAGAAGGCCCGGGCCCAGTTCATCGCCAACGTCGACCGCGTGCGCGAGCAGTTCACGTGGGAGAACGTCCTGGCGCCGCTCGTCGAGTTCTGCCGGAACCCGATCCGCGCGGCGGACAAGTCGGTGCGCGACACCAGCACGAAGCTCGCGCCCCACACGATGCGCGTGCGCGTGCCGGACCGCAAGAAGCTCTCGGGCGTCCGCTACGACGTCGGGCGCGCGGTGCACTACTTCCGCACCGAGGGCCCGCGCAGCGTCGCGGGGAAGATCAAGCGACGCCTCGGCAACCGGTGA
- a CDS encoding O-antigen ligase family protein, with amino-acid sequence MTNTWPLARGTVPEREAFAFGATTIFVLFAGDAVPNTLTWVGAGVLWALVAAWGVTILVRAKPPLVRSPWPLWAFLAWCLLSVAWSHWRFATISSLTVQVICAAVAFTIASTLTWRRILDALSLALRWVLLLSIVFEAVVAVFVRHPIAPIWTDYGDADIPDAFYFSRAELFTGGRIQGLPGNANLLAMVALLVAIVVVLQLAEGRMRRQRATGWLVVAALGFVLTRSSTVIAAALVVAVVALVAAWMRRVPTERRTPRYLLLAVGAVVVAGAAFVLRGPVSELLGKGSDATGRGEIWAKVLGLIDQHAVVGWGWIGYWWPGIPTLAVAHRKGVTYLQAHDAYLDVWMQTGIIGLVLFLLYVVTTLSRSWACATRIGYDAALRPRTFDPVSLLPLLVVVALLVQSVAESRLLYQGNWVLFALIAIKTRIVLTGEEPTSTGDGPRTPPAKREFRWATTR; translated from the coding sequence GTGACGAACACCTGGCCGCTGGCACGCGGGACCGTACCCGAGCGCGAGGCGTTCGCCTTCGGTGCGACCACGATCTTCGTGCTGTTCGCCGGGGACGCCGTCCCGAACACCCTCACCTGGGTCGGAGCGGGCGTCCTGTGGGCGCTCGTCGCCGCCTGGGGCGTCACGATCTTGGTCCGGGCGAAGCCGCCGCTCGTGCGCTCCCCCTGGCCGCTCTGGGCCTTCCTGGCGTGGTGCCTGCTGTCGGTCGCCTGGTCGCACTGGCGGTTCGCCACGATCTCGAGCCTGACCGTGCAGGTGATCTGCGCTGCCGTGGCCTTCACGATCGCGTCCACCCTGACCTGGCGCCGGATCCTCGACGCGCTCAGCCTCGCGCTCCGCTGGGTGCTGCTGCTCTCGATCGTGTTCGAGGCCGTCGTCGCGGTGTTCGTGCGGCACCCCATCGCGCCGATCTGGACCGACTACGGCGACGCCGACATCCCGGACGCCTTCTACTTCTCACGCGCCGAGCTCTTCACCGGTGGCCGCATCCAGGGTCTGCCGGGCAACGCGAACCTGCTGGCGATGGTCGCGCTGCTCGTCGCGATCGTCGTCGTGCTGCAGCTCGCCGAGGGCCGGATGCGCCGGCAGCGGGCCACCGGCTGGCTCGTGGTCGCCGCCCTCGGGTTCGTCCTCACCCGCTCCTCCACGGTCATCGCGGCCGCGCTGGTCGTCGCCGTCGTCGCCCTGGTCGCCGCGTGGATGCGCCGGGTCCCGACCGAGCGACGCACCCCGCGCTACCTGCTGCTCGCGGTCGGCGCGGTCGTCGTCGCCGGCGCGGCGTTCGTGCTGCGCGGACCGGTCTCGGAGCTGCTCGGCAAGGGGTCGGACGCGACCGGCCGCGGCGAGATCTGGGCGAAGGTGCTCGGTCTGATCGACCAGCACGCCGTCGTCGGCTGGGGCTGGATCGGCTACTGGTGGCCCGGCATCCCCACCCTGGCCGTGGCGCACCGCAAGGGCGTGACGTACCTGCAGGCGCACGACGCCTACCTCGACGTCTGGATGCAGACAGGCATCATCGGCCTCGTCCTGTTCCTGCTGTACGTCGTCACGACGCTGTCGCGCTCGTGGGCGTGCGCGACGCGGATCGGTTACGACGCCGCACTCCGTCCGCGCACGTTCGACCCGGTGTCACTCCTGCCGCTGCTCGTCGTCGTCGCGCTCCTCGTGCAGTCCGTCGCCGAGTCCCGGCTGCTCTACCAGGGGAACTGGGTGCTCTTCGCGCTCATCGCCATCAAGACCCGGATCGTCCTGACCGGCGAGGAGCCGACCTCGACCGGCGACGGCCCGCGCACCCCGCCCGCGAAACGCGAGTTCCGCTGGGCCACCACCCGCTGA